The following proteins are co-located in the Carassius carassius chromosome 39, fCarCar2.1, whole genome shotgun sequence genome:
- the dnai2b gene encoding dynein axonemal intermediate chain 2 yields the protein MEIVYVYTKKRSEFGRQCNFSDRPAELHVDILPDISLAANFIVRDPCNVTVQCAEEMSEHEVNTERFESESRGINHVEGGWPKDLNLEDMEATIRYRKKVEKDEHYQNTIMQIAGLMEHCCKQNNATDIYQEFFEDEDEEVVEESEEQPSAKTINVFRDPNEVKRTATSLSWHPDGNHKLAVSYSSLEFQRAPNDMSFDSYIWDIENPNKPEMTLKPVSPLVCLEYNPKDSHILAGGSYNGQIAYWDTRKGSQPAEMSTIEHSHRDPVYKVIWLQSKTGTDIFSASTDGQVLWWDIRKMSEPTERLILDPSKKGNLDNALGAVSLEFETTMPTKFMVGTEQGLVVSCNRKAKTPAEKIVCTYSGHHGPIYALQRNPFFPKNFLTVADWTARIWSEDIKESSIMWTKYHMAHLLDGCWSPVRPSVFFTVKMDGTLDVWDILFKQNDPTLSLKVCDEALSSIRVQDNGRFLGCGSQLGTTTLLEISAGLCTLQKNEKAMVSEMFERETKREKILEARHREMRLKERSRSEQSREDEGKEADGEESAEELVARADREFFEIMEAEKKKEWNEERQREKVKGVCEEKDFQEEHETNGVSSFTRSEISL from the exons ATGGAGATTGTGTACGTGTACACAAAGAAGCGAAGTGAGTTCGGGCGCCAGTGTAACTTTTCAGACCGTCCAGCTGAGCTGCATGTGGACATTCTGCCTGACATTTCCCTCGCTGCAAACTTCATAGTGAGAGATCCATGTAATGTGACCGTTCAGTGCGCAGAGGAAATGTCCGAGCATGAG GTGAACACAGAGCGCTTTGAATCAGAGTCCCGAGGAATAAACCATGTGGAAGGAGGCTGGCCGAAAGATCTCAATCTAGAGGACATGGAGGCGACCATACGCTACAGGAAGAAAGTGGAGAAGGACGAACACTATCAGAACACCATCATGCAGATTGCTGGT CTCATGGAACACTGTTGCAAGCAGAACAATGCCACTGACATCTACCAGGAGTTttttgaggatgaggatgaggaggtaGTGGAGGAATCGGAGGAACAGCCATCAGCGAAAACAATCAATGTCTTCAG AGACCCGAATGAAGTGAAGCGCACAGCCACCAGTTTGTCTTGGCACCCCGATGGCAACCATAAACTTGCTGTCTCCTACTCTTCCCTGGAGTTTCAAAGAGCACCCAATGACATGAGCTTCGACTCCTACATATGGGACATTG aaaATCCCAATAAACCTGAAATGACACTGAAACCTGTATCTCCACTTGTCTGTCTGGAGTACAACCCAAAAGATTCACACATTCTTGCTGGGGGAAGCTACAATGGACAAATCG CATATTGGGACACTCGTAAGGGCAGCCAGCCAGCAGAGATGTCCACAATCGAACACAGCCATAGAGATCCTGTCTACAAAGTCATCTGGCTGCAGTCGAAGACAGGCACGGACATCTTCTCGGCTTCTACAGATGGCCAG GTACTGTGGTGGGACATTCGTAAGATGAGTGAGCCCACTGAGAGACTCATACTGGACCCTAGTAAAAAGGGGAACCTTGACAATGCCCTTGGAGCCGTTTCGCTGGAGTTTGAGACCACTATG CCCACTAAGTTCATGGTGGGCACAGAGCAGGGTCTTGTGGTTTCATGCAATCGCAAAGCAAAAACCCCTGCTGAGAAGATCGTATGCACATACAGTGGGCACCACGGCCCCATTTACGCCCTGCAGAGGAACCCGTTTTTTCCGAAGAACTTCCTGACTGTGGCTGACTGGACCGCCCGCATCTGGTCAGAGGATATCAAGGAGTCCTCCATCATGTGGACAAA GTATCACATGGCCCATCTGTTAGATGGCTGCTGGAGTCCAGTCAGACCCTCGGTCTTCTTTACAGTAAAGATGGACGGCACCTTGGACGTGTGGGACATCTTGTTTAAACAGAACGACCCCACTCTCAGTCTCAAA GTTTGTGATGAAGCCCTGTCCAGCATCCGGGTGCAAGATAACGGCCGCTTCCTGGGCTGTGGCTCTCAGCTGGGAACCACCACACTGCTGGAGATTTCAGCAGGCCTATGCACACTCCAGAAGAACGAGAAGGCCATGGTCTCAGAG ATGTTTGAACGCGAGACCAAGCGGGAGAAGATTCTGGAAGCTCGGCACCGAGAGATGCGTCTGAAGGAGCGCAGCCGCTCCGAGCAGAGCCGAGAGGACGAGGGCAAAGAGGCAGATGGGGAGGAGAGCGCAGAAGAGCTGGTGGCCCGTGCAGACAGGGAGTTCTTCGAAATCATGGAAGCCGAGAAGAAGAAGGAGTGGAACGAGGAGAGACAACGAGAGAAG GTGAAAGGTGTGTGTGAAGAGAAAGATTTCCAGGAGGAGCATGAAACTAATGGTGTTTCTTCCTTTACAAGGAGCGAAATCTCTCTGTAG